The following nucleotide sequence is from Elusimicrobiales bacterium.
GAATTCTTGCAAAATGCAGGGGGGGCAATTTTATCATCACCAGCGATTTCACGACCTTCCTGCTCCGCCTGGCGGCCAGGGTTCTGCCGGAAAGCGTCATGCTGCGCGTCGTTGACCGCGCGCTGCCGCTGCCGGGAAAATAGCCCGCCGGCAACTCTCAACACATCTTACGCAGTTGAGTCAATAAGGCGATTTGGGGCGTTTGAAGCGGCGGGCAAGCTCGCCGCTTTCCAGGGTTATCATGGTGGGGCGGCCATGCGGGCAGATGAGGCCCTCGCGGCAGGATTTCAAATCGTAAATCAGGCGCATTGCCTCCGGCGGAGACAGCCTGTCGCCGGCCTTGACGGCGCGTTTGCAGGCCGCCATGGCCACGGCCTCGCGGCGGGCCTGCTCCTGCGGCTGCGGCTCCGGCGCGGTCTGGGCGAAACGGGTTATAAAATCCCCGATATCCGCGTCGGAAAAATGAAACACCGACGGGACCGAGCGCACCATAAGCTCCGCCGGGCCGGACTGCTCTATTTCAAAACCCGCCTCGCAAAGATACTGCTGCCAGGACATGACGGCCTCCGCCACGCTGGCGGACACGTCCACTATCACCGGCAGCATAAGCCGCTGCACCACCGGCATTCTGGCCGAAAGCTGGCGCAGATACTCCTCGTAAAAAACGCGCTCCTGCGCGGCATGCTGGTCCACTACTATCATGCCGTCCGCGCACTCGTAAACCAGATAGCTGCCGTGTATCTGGCCCAGATGGCGGTACGGCGGCTTCCACCAGTCCGGGTCCTGCTCCGATTGCGAAAACCCCTCTATGACAACGCCATGCTCCGTCTCGCGTACGGAAGGCGCGGCTTCCCGCGCAGCGCCGCCCATGAGCATGGATATTTCCTCAAGCGAAACACGGGAAGGGGGCGTTTCCTCCTCAAGCCGAGGGGGGGCCGCGCGCCCGGCGGCCTCCGGAGGCAAAGCCGGCGGCGGGGCAGCCCCGCCTATCACCGCGCCGGAAACCGCGTTGGCCACGGACTTGAAAATGCGGCTCTCGTTTTTGAAGCGGACATCCCGCTTCTGTGGATGGATATTGACGTCAAACTCGGACGGCGGCAATTCAATGAACAGCACGCAGGCCGGATGCTGGGTTTTGGGCCTGTAGCCCTCGTAAGCCCTGTAAAGCGCCTGGGAAAGCGTTTTGCAGTTCACCGGCCTTCTGTTGACGAAAAAATATTGCAGCGCGCGCGTGGCGGGCATTTTATCCGGCGCGCTTACAAGCGCCGCAATCCCGGCGGCCCCGTCATCGGCGCAAATCATGCCGGAGGAAACAGCCTCGCCAAGCACTATGGCGGCGCGCTCGGCCAGCGCGGCGCCGGCGGGGACGCAGTAAATGTCGCTGCCGTCGGCGCGGACATTGAAGGCAATGCCCGCGTTGGCCAGTATGCATTCCTCCGCCGCGCGCAGCAGGTGGGAACGCTCGGTCCCGGCGCTTTTGAGAAATTTCAGCCGGGCGGGGACGTTGAAAAACAAATCCCGCACCTCAACAGTGGTCCCCGGAACCGGCGGGGCCTCGGTCCGGGAGAGCAGTTTGCCGCCCTCCACGGTTATCCGGGCGCCGCGCATGTTTTCCCCGCGCGCGCAGGTTGAAACGGCCAGGCGCGAAACCGCGGCTGTGGCATACAGCGCCTCGCCGCGAAAGCCGAAAGTGCAAAGGCTGTCCAAATCCTCGTAGGCGCTGATTTTGCTTGTGGCATGGCGCAGGACGGCGCGCTCCAAATCGCCGGCTTCCATGCCGCAGCCATCGTCGTTGACGCGGATGAGGGCGCGCCCCGCGTCCTCAAAATCTATATTGATTGTTTTTGCGCCGGCGTCAACCGCGTTTTCCAGCAGTTCCTTAAGGACGCTGGCGGGACGCTCCACCACCTCGCCCGCGGCGATTTTCTCTATTATTTCCGGCGCGAGAACATGTATTTTTCCCATAAATCAGGAAAGGCGCTTTTTCCACTCCGCTATCACATGCAGCGCCTCAAGCGGGGTGAGTTTTTCCGGCTCGCAGCTTCGGATTTCGCCCAGCACCGGATTTTCCGCCTCAAACATCGGCAGTTGCGGCGGGCCGGAGGAAACGACTCCAGCCTTGCTTTCCAGTTCCTCCAGCATTTTCCTGGCGCGCATTATGCAGGAGGGGGGAAGGCCGGCCAGTTCCGCCACATGTATGCCGTAGGACTTGTCGGCGGGGCCGGGGGCGATTTTGTGCAGGAACACTATCTCGGTTTTGCCGGAGGAGTTCGCAAATTCTCGCACGTCCACGTTGAAGTTCTTTATGCCGGGGTATTTCTCCTCCAGCGCGGTGAGCTCAAAATAATGCGTGGCAAAAAGCGTTTTGGGGCCGCCTTTGGGGTTGCGCAGGCCTTCCACCACCGCCCAGGCGATGGAAATGCCGTCAAAGGTGGAGGTGCCGCGCCCCACCTCGTCCAGAAGCACCAGGCTGCGGTCCGTGGCGGTTTTGAGTATGACGGCAGTCTCGCGCATTTCAACCATGAAAGTGGATTCGCCGCGGTTGAGCGCGTCATGCGCGCCGATGCGGGTCATTATCCTGTCCACCAGTCCCACCCGCGCCGAGGCCGCGGGAACAAACCCGCCCATCTGGGCCATCACGGCTATCAGCGCGTTCTGGCGCAGATATACGCTTTTGCCGCTCATGTTGGGGCCGGTGATTATCATTATCTGCGGCTCTTTGTCGCCGATGCTGATGCTGTTGGGGACAAAGCTGCCGGCGGGCAGCGCGGCCTCCACCACGGGGTGGCGTCCGTCGCATATCTCAAGGTCGCGGCTGAGATCCACTTCCGGGCGGCGCCAGCCGCCGCGCCGGGCGGCTTTGGCAAGGGAAATGTATACGTCTATCTCCGCCGCCGCGCGCGCAAAGGAGCGGAAATCCGAGATGCGCTCCGCCAGCGCGGCGCGCAGCTGGTCAAAAAGATGTTTTTCCAGCTTTGCAATCCTGTCTTCGGCGCCAAGTATTTTAGACTCCAGCGTCTTAAGCTCCTCGGTTATGAAACGCTCGGCGTTTACGAGGGTCTGCTTGCGGACATAATCAAAAGGCGCGCGGGAGACATTGGCCTTGGTGATTTCAATATAGTAGCCGAAAACCGAATTATAGCCCACTTTAAGCGTGTTTATCTGGGTGCGCTCGCGCTCGCGCTTTTCTATGCCGGCGAGGCTGGCGCGGGCGTTTTTTTTGAAGCCGCGCGCCTCGTCCAGCTCCGCGTTATAGCCGTCGCGTATCGCGCCGCCGTCGGAAACGCGCTGCGGCGGATTGTCGCTCAGCGACTGGTCCAGCAGCGCGCGCATTTCGCAGAGGGGGGGATAGGCCGCTTCAAAGCGCGTCCACAGCCGGGGCGCCACTGCCGCGCCGCCTTTGTCAAACCAGGCTTTGAACCCGTCCAGCGAATGCAGCGAGCGGCGCAGCCCGCCCATATCGCGCGGAGAGGCCCCCGCCGCCGCGACCCTGCTTATGGCGCGCTCTATATCGCACATCTCGCGCAGCATTTGCTCAAGCTGCTGGCGGGACTGGGCATTTTCGCAGAATTCTGACACGCAGTTCTGGCGGGCCTGTATGGAAGGCAAATCTATAAGCGGCTGCAATATCCATTCCCGCAGCAGCCGCGCGCCCATCGGCGTGGCGGCGTGGTTGAGGACGCCGAAAAGCGAATGTTTCCTGCCGCCGCCGGAGGAGGATTCCACAAGCTCCAGCGTGCGCACGGCGCTCTCGTCCATCTGAAGGCAGGAGGCGGGCTCCCGCAGCGAGGGGACCAGCGCGTCTTTAAGCCGCGGCTCGTTTTCCGACACGTAGCGCGCGGCGCGCAGCGCGGCCTTTAGCGCAAGCTGGCGGTTGGCCCAGATTTCGCGCGAGGGCCAGTTCTGCGGCGCGGCAGTATCGCCGGAATAGGGGGGCAGTATTGTGAGCGCCGCGCCGCCCTTTACGGCCTCCAGCGCGGCGGCGGTTTTGCGCTCCGCCGCGATTTCGGAGGGGGAAATCCTGGCCAGCACCGAGACCAGCGCCTTGAAATCCGAATCCCCGATTTTCTGGGCGGCCCAGAACTCTCCGGTGGAAACCTCCACGCAGGCCAGCCCCCAGCCGATAACATCGGCCTCCACGCAGGCCAGATAGTTTGAACTGGACGCTTCCAGCAGCTCGTCCTCAATGACCGTGCCGGGGGTGATAAGGCGCACCACCTCGCGCTTGAAAAGCTTGGAGCGCCCGTCCGCGGAATCGCCGGAGACCTGCTCGCACACGGCGATTTTATGCCCGGCTTTCAGAAGTTTGGCTATATAGGACGGACTGGAGTGGTAAGGGATGCCGCACATCGGCACGTTCTGGCGGGCGGTAAGCGTCAGGCCCAGCGCCGCGCTGGCGGTTCTGGCGTCGTCGTTGAACATCTCGTAGAAATCGCCCAGCCGGAAAAAAACAATGGCATGGGGGTATGACGCCTTTATCGCCTGATACTGCTTCATCAGGGGGGTCTCCGCCAGTGTCTCGTTCTGCATGGAATTATTTTAGCAAAAGCGCGGCGGCGATTGCGGCGGCCAGCGCGCCTGCCGCCAGCGCCGCCGCCAGCGCAAGGCCGGGTGTGGAATACTCCAGAGAAAATTCTCCGGCTCCCTCTTTGACATGAACCAGCGTCTGCCAGGATTTGTATTCGCTCAATTCAAGCGGTTCGCCGTTTGCGTCCCAAGCCCTGAAATGCGGGTTGTAAAGGATATTGACCACATAATTTCCGCCGGCGGACGGGGAACGGAGGCGCACTTTAAGCCTGTTGGCGGAAAACGCGCAGTCCCCGGCGGGGGCGGTTTCGCCCTCGCGGAAAACCATGGGCAGGGCGCGGGCGTCCTCGTATATAAGCCGCCGCCCGTCCCGCGCGGCGGGCCTGATGCCGTGTTCCGCGAAAAACCTCCCGTAGCGGCCAAGCGCGGTGTCCGGCAGCACATACCAGCGCACGCCCCAGACGCGCAGCACCAGCAGCCGTTGTTCAGACAGCGGCTCCTCCCAGTAGGAGGAGACATTCAGGCCGAAGCATATCCAGTCGTTTTTCAGGGCGCGCAGGGTGTCATAGCCCGCGAAATGATAAAGGCCGAAAAGCGTGGCATAATCAAAACCCAGAGGCGGCATTGCGTCGGTCTCGCAAGGCCGGTAGCCCAGGGTGAGTATTCGCCCCGTGGAAAGCATGGCCGCGCGCGGCTCCCGCGCCGGAATTTTATCCGTATAAAGTCTGAACGACGCATAAGGCCCGGCGCCGAAAAAGACAGCCATGTTAAGCAAATGCAACGCAAGCGCGGCGTGCGCGGCCCGCCGGGACAGAAATTCCAGCCCGAAAGCCGCCAGCACGCAGATGAATAAATTTGCGAAAATCAGCGCGCGGAAATGGCAGTGCAGCAGCCGCAGCCCGGGCAGCCGCCACTCGTAGAAATTAAACGCCCCGGCGGACCACAGCAGGCAGCCCAGCGCCAGCGCGCCGAAAACGGCGCAAACCGCCGCCGCGCCGTTTCTGCGCGCGCGGACCAGCGCAAGAACAGCAAGCGGGGGAATTATATAGCCCAGATAGGACATGGCGTCCATGCTGTAAGTCTCTCTCCAGCCGGGGAAATGGCGCGACCAGGGCCAGACAATGCCTTTTAGCCACTGCGCGGCGGGAAGGCTGTTTTTGGCGAATTCGGGCAAAGACATGCCGTGCGCGCGGCTTCCGGCAAGGCTTATCTTTTCAAGAAGAAGCAAAAAATTCGGCGCGGCGGACAAAACGCCAAGCGCGGCGGCGCAAACGCAAAGCAGCAATGTCCCCCGGTGGCGGCATGCAAGGAAAACCAGCGCGCGCCACGCATCCTCCGCAATCCGGCGTGCCCCGCCGCCGCGCCAGGCCAGCAGTGCGGCGGAGTTGGCGGAAATCTCATCGGCCAGAATAACAGCAGCCATAAAAACCGGCAGCACCGCGAAGCTGCGCAGCAGGTATTCCGGATTGTCAACCCAGGCAAGCGCGGCGCTGGCGCAGAACAGCGCGAAAAAACCCTTCCCGTCTCCGCGCGAGTATATCCTGTACGCGCCGTATGCCATGAACGGGAAAAAAGCCGCCGCCGGGCCGACCATCCACCAGCAGGTCTGGGTCAGTATCACAAAGGGGCATGTCATCCACGCCGCCGCGCCGAAAGCCGCAGGCCACAACCCCAGCCCCATAGACGAGGCGAAAACAAAAAACCCCATGCCGGACAGATACATCCAGGCAAAAGCCAGCAGGTCCACCGCGCCCCAGAAATGGCCCAGCAGAGCATTGCTGAGCCACACCGCCGGCAGGCCGGCGGGGCAGGGCATCATCGCGGCGGGCGCGCCCAGAAACTGGTGGAAATTGAACTGCGCCAGTTCCCCGGCGCGCAGCGCGCGGAAAGCATGAACAAAATAAGGAAGCGAAATATCGCGGTTATCGTCCTGAAGGAAATAATACGGGATGCGGCTTTCCAGAATGAAAGCGAAAAGCGCGGTTATTGCGGCGCAGACAAGCGCGAACGCCAAAAGCCTGCGCATTCGGATTTTGGCAAACCTTTCACGGAAAGTCATGCTATGCATTTAGGCGGATTTGCGCATGCAAACATCCCCGCTCACTCAACACGGCGGATGGATAATTGGCGGCTGATGATTTTTTTGGAATCGTGCGCGAAAATATGCTCCTGCAGTTCGCCGCCAAAAAGCAGGCCTTTGCGCGGACCATCCAGTGAAACATGGAAGGTATATTGATAGTTGGTGTCCATGCTGCTGTTAGCAGTTTTATAGTAATTGCCCATTGTCATTACTTTGAAATAAGCCTGCGGCGCACCGTTTATCGTATCAACACGTTGGAACAGCATTACCGGATTGCGATTGTGGAATACTCCGTCTTTCAGCGGAATATCCCGCGAAGGCCTTATTTGCATGAACCCCAAAGACTGCGGCTCAAGCCTGGCGACCGTGGGACCGAAGGTGTGGACATCCATCAGCTTGTAATACAAGAACAAGCCAATCGGATTACCCATATACGTCTGATAGGCTTTGAGTATGGCCGAAGTGAAATCGCCCTCGTCCAGCCGGCAGGTGTATGCGAGCGTTTGCGGATAGCCGGCGATAAGCTCCGGCAGCGGCGTCATGCCCGGCGAAGATATCTTATCCTTGTCGTTTGCGATTTTGCGGTATTGCGCGCCGGTTATTTCAAATTTCTTGCGCTTTTCGCCGTTTTCCTCAACAACGGTTTCGTTCACGCGGACCCGTATTTCCTCCGCTTGCAGGAAATCCTTAACTGTCTCAAAACCACCGCGCATGTCCAACGAATAAATGTAATCCACATCCTCAAAATCATAAGAGATTTTTTCACCGGTTTTATAATCGTGCGTGAACGAATACAAGACGGGTTTTTCCTGCGCGGGCGCCGCCGTGCCGGAAAAAGCAGCCAGCGCGATTACCGCAATCATTTTCATATCCGTTTTCCTCCTATGCGGATTTGCGCGGCGGGCCGCCTGTCCGCAGGCGGGCCTGCTTGTCCAGCATGATGCCCACTATGGTCGGGTCAACCATGTGCATGCCGGCGGTGGAGATTTTGGCAAGGTTGCGTATGCTTTCTTCCGCGGTTTCGCCGACAAAGCCCTCCCGCTCGCTTATGCCGTAGCCGTGCATTCCCATGTAGGCCGAGCGTATGGCGCAGTCGGCGGAACTGACCACTTTAAGCGCGCAGCCGCTTTTGGCCCCGTCGCAGAGCATTCCGCCCAGATCGCTGACGACATTGTTTACCGCAAGGCCAAGCGCCTTCGCGTCCGGCCCGCGCCGCTGATAAACTATCGCCGCCGCCGCGCCGACGCCTGCGGCGATGGCGCAGCCGCATATCGGCGCAAGCCCGCCGGTGAATAGTTTCACGTATCCGTTTAACAGATGCGACAGGCAGATGCTTTTGTAAATTTTCCGCTCCGGCACGCCGAAGGCCCTGCCGACGTTATAAGGAATCAGCGCGGCCACTATGCCCTGATTGCCGCTTTCGCCGCTGGACATTACCGGAAGGGCGATGCCGTCCATGCGCGCGTCCGCCGCGCAGGCCGCCAGTATTTTGGACGAGGAGAAAACATCGTTCTGCAAAAAACCCCTGCGGCGCAAATCCATCAGGTAATAGCCCACTTTTTTGAGCTTCATGCCGGCATTGGAGGCGGCCAGATTCATCTCCACGCCGCTGCGGATATAATCCAGCTCCTCTTTGCCCGCCTTGTCCGCCAGCCGGGCCATGTCCTCTATGGTGAGCTTTGCCATGGCGGCTTTGTAGGCCGCCGGTTTGGAATGCTCCGCGCGCGAGCTTATTATGGCGCGGGAATTTTTCTCAAGGCGGGACACATGGGTGTGCGCGCCGGAAATGACGCACGCCGCCCTGTCCTTGCCGGCGCGCAGGCGGGCCTCTATGTAAATATCGCTTTTGCCGGAGGCCACGCTCATGCGCGCCGCGCCGGAGGAGATATAGCGGCCCGCGCGCCTTGCCAGCGCGGGGTCCGCGGCCTTGAGTATTTCCATCCCGCGCTCCGGCGCGGCCAGCAGCGCGCCCATGACGCCGGCCAGCAGATTGCCCTTCTCTCCGCCGGTGTTTGGCAGGTTGACGCCCATGCCGTTTTTATACGTCCCCGAATCAAGCGTGAACTGCATCGTTTGCGGGGTTTTGCCCAACGCTTTGGCCGCATGGGCCGCGCACAGCGCGACCGACACCGGCTCCGTGCATCCCATGGCGGGGTAAACCTGATGCTCCAGCAATTCCTTTAATATGTTCACGGCAATTTCTCCTTGTCCAGCAGGCCGCTGCTTTTGAAGCTGAAATACCCGCCCTTGCCCACGATTATATGGTCGTGCACCCGCAACCCCAGCGTGGAGGCGGCCTTGATAAGCTCGTGAGTGAGATTTACATCCTCGTGGGAAGGCGTCGGGTCGCCGGAGGGATGGTTATGCACGAATATCATCGCCGCCGCCCGGCGGGAGATGGCGTATTCCACCACCTTGCGCGGGGAAATGGCGGCGCGGTCTATGGTGCCTTCGGCTATGCGGTCGCAGGCGATGACGGTATTGCGGGTGGTGAGATAGATGACTTCAAAAATCTCGTCGCGCTCGCCTTCCAGCGAGGCGCGGCAGTAGCCGGCGGCGTCCTCAGGGGTGGTGATGCTGGGTTTTTCCTTTACCTCGTCCAGAAAATAGCGGCGCACCAGGCCGCGCAGCCGCTGCCGGTGCTGGAGATGGGGGGGGCGCTCAGGCTGCATGCGGCCTCGTCGCCAGCAGCGCCGCGGCGGCGGCTGCCGCGCAGCCCGCGCCCAGCAGGAAAGGCGCGGCAGGGCCGATTTTATCCCACAAAATCCCCGCGGCCAGACTGGCCGCAAACGCCAGAATTCCTGAAACGCCCTGGAATACGCCCATGGCCGCGCCCCTGTTATGCTCGCCGCTGAAATCAGCCACCATCGCCTTTGCGACACCCTCGTTGAAAGCGCCGTAGAAACCGTAGGCCGCAAACAGCAGCCATACAAGCCGCGCGTCCCGCGCCGCGCCGAAACCCAGATACACGGCGGAGAAAACGGCAAGCCCGAAAATCATGGTATTCCTGCGCCCGATTTTGTCGGACAGCCAGCCCGCCGGCGCGGCGCACAGCGCATAAACGATATTGTAGCCGATATAGGCCATTATCACGTGCGCGGCGGTAAAGCCCATGCTTTTCGCCTTGAGCAGCAAAAACACGTCGCTGGAATTGCCCAGCGAGAAAATGCCGTATGCCAGCAGAAAGCCCCAGAACCGAGGCGAAAGAGATTTCACGCTTTCCCAAAACGGGATTGTCCGCGCGGACGCCGGTGCGGAGGGGACTGCCTCTCCCACTCTCCTGACCAGCACAAGCACGCCCAGCGCCGCCGGGATGAATGCAATGGCGAATACGGCCCTGTAAACAGCCTCGTCCGAGCGCAGCCCCATTTTCGGCAGAAGCGCAAGCAATGCCAGCGATATGGCCGGGCCCAGGGCCGCCCCCGCCGTGTCCATCGCGCGGTGGAAGCCGAAAGCCTTGCCCCAATGCTCCCGCGGGGCGGAGGAGGCCACCAGCGCATCCCGCGCCGGAGTGCGCACCCCCTTGCCCGCCCGGTCAACAATCCTGGCAAACAGCACGAAAGGCCACGATGCCGCCAGCGCCAGCAGCGGCTTGCTCAGCGCGGACAGGCCGTAGCCGAAAACGACAAAAGGCTTGCGCCGCCCGGCACGGTCGGACCAGAAGCCGCCGCCGGCCTTGAGCAGGCTGGCAACAGCCTCCGCGCAGCCCTCTATCAGGCCGACGACGCTCATAGGCGCGCCCAGCACGCCGCGCAGGAAAAGCGGCATCAGCGGATACAGCATTTCGCTGGAAATGTCGGTGAGCCCGCTCACTATGCCCAGGCTGATGATATTGGGAGTCAGACCTTTTTTCAACTTTTCAAACATGCTTCATTCGCCGCAGGAAGGGCATTGCTCCTGCCTGTCCTGCTGGCCGTAGGGATTTAACAGACGCTCCACATTCCAGTATATGCAGTATGCCGACATAATCATTATCGCGATGAAAACCCACAAAAACCAGACCGGCAGCCTGCCCAGCTGCTCAATCTGCTTTTGCACAAGCCTTTGTATAAACCCTTTCATAAGCGGAGTTATGGAATTATACGTTTTTTGGCCCGGTTTTCAGCGTTTGGCGGCAAGTCCGCGCAGCATCTCCAGCCCGGAGGCAAAGCCGGGGGCTTCAAGCAGCCGGGCATAGACCTGCGCGCCAAGTTCCTTGCCGGCGGCTATGTCGGAGGGATGATGCACGCCGGAGATAACGCGGTAAAGCGCGGCCTCGTCCGCGCGGGCCATGAACTGCTCCCTCCGTTCCGGCGCGACATCGCAAAGCAGCAACGCGAACACCCGCGACAACGTGGCATGGCCGCTGGGATAGGCGTAGCCGCCCACCCAGCCTATGCAGGAATGCGGCCCGCCCGGCCTGTTGAAAGGCCGCGGGCGCTTGTAGCGCTGCTTGAAATTTTCCGCCGCAAGGCCGGCGTCCCAGCCCACGCGGTTCAGAAACTCCGCCGCCTGCGGGGTGAGCGGGAAGGGGCTTATGTCGCCGAACATCTGTTCAAACGTGCCGTCATACTGCGACTTCGCGGCGGCGCACTGCGCGGCGGTGCGCCTGTTCTGCCATTGCAGCAGGACTTCCATATCGGCCTTGTCCTCTGCGGAACCCTGAAGCGGCGCGGGCGCGATTGCGGCGGCGCGTTCCGCGCCGCGGGCCATATAATGATAGCGAGGAATTGAGGAACAGCCGCATAAAAGCGCCGCGGCAAAGATGACGAGAATATTCACAAGAACTCCTTTCCGGCGAATGCGCGCAGCCGCGCGGTTTCCTCCGGGGCCAGCGGACGCCAGCGGCCCGGCTCCAGCCCGGCGGCATCCAGCGGGCCGATTTTGCAGCGGAACAGCCGCAGCACCGGATGGCCGGCGGCTGCCAGCATGCGCCTGGCCTGGCGGTTGCGGCCCTCGCGCAATTCAATTTCCACCCAGGCGGTGGGCACGGTTTTCCTGAAACGCACCGGCGGGTCGCGGGGGGGAAGGCCCGGGTCCGCAATCAGGCGGGCGCGGGCAGGGCGGCAGGGGCCGTCTGAAAGGGTTATGCCGCGCGCCAGTTTCTCAAAAACCTCCGGGGCGGGAACCCGCTCCACCTGCGCCCAGTAGACGCGCGGATGCGCGAATTTCGGATTGCAAAGCCTGTGCTGCAACATCCCGTCCGAGGTGAGCAGCAGCAGCCCCTCGCTGTCATGGTCCAGCCGGCCCGCGGGGTAGACGCCCTTCGGAAAACCGAACTCCGCTAGGGATTTATGCCCCGCCAGCGGCCTAAACTGCGACACCGCGCCGTAAGGCTTGTTGAACAATATGCAGGTCATAGGCGCGAAAGCGCGGCTCCAAGCCATATCAGAGCAAACGGCAAAATCAGCAGCAATCCAAGCGCGGTATGGGCGAACAGGCGCAGCAGCATTGCGTTGAGCCTGAACGCGGCCAGCGCGCCGCCCGCCACCGCCATTCTGCCGGCAAAAACCGCGGCGGGCCGGATGACGCCCGCAACAGCGGCGCGCCGTATGCGCGAGAAAAGCTCCTCTTTAAGCGCGGCGGCGGACAGCAGAAAAGCCATGGCCGCAAGCAAAGGCAAGCCGCCGCGCGCCGCGACGCGGACGCGCAGCAGGACCTCCGCTACGGCAGCGTACAAATCCTCCGCCCGCGCGCACTGCGCAATACGGCCCAGCACAGCCTCGGCAACGATATCATAGACGGCGGCTATAATCTCCTCAGCCTTTGCGGCGAGGGCGCCCAGGCTTTCCAGCCCTGCGGCAAATGCCGCATACGCCGCCGCAGCCAGCGCGTAAATCCCGAACAGCGGCGCGGCGGCCAGCCATTTCCACACGGGCGGCCAGTGCCGCCACGCGATTTCCGACTGCCACACAAGCCACGCCGTCCCGCCGCAGAGCAAAAACGCGCCCGCGCCGTATGCCGCCAGCGCCAGCAGCGAGTATTTCAGCGACCGCCGCAGCGCGCGCATTATGGTTTCACGCAAATCCATACAACAACCTTAATATATGCTCTGCGGTTTTGCAACCGCGCGCAGAATAGCTACAATTGCAATAATGGCTGTTGATAAATTCCGCGCCCCCAAACCGCTTGTACTGGCGCTATGCGCATTGTCGGCGCTGCTGGGGCTTTTCTTTGTCTACGACCACTGGGTTTACC
It contains:
- the mutL gene encoding DNA mismatch repair endonuclease MutL, with the protein product MGKIHVLAPEIIEKIAAGEVVERPASVLKELLENAVDAGAKTINIDFEDAGRALIRVNDDGCGMEAGDLERAVLRHATSKISAYEDLDSLCTFGFRGEALYATAAVSRLAVSTCARGENMRGARITVEGGKLLSRTEAPPVPGTTVEVRDLFFNVPARLKFLKSAGTERSHLLRAAEECILANAGIAFNVRADGSDIYCVPAGAALAERAAIVLGEAVSSGMICADDGAAGIAALVSAPDKMPATRALQYFFVNRRPVNCKTLSQALYRAYEGYRPKTQHPACVLFIELPPSEFDVNIHPQKRDVRFKNESRIFKSVANAVSGAVIGGAAPPPALPPEAAGRAAPPRLEEETPPSRVSLEEISMLMGGAAREAAPSVRETEHGVVIEGFSQSEQDPDWWKPPYRHLGQIHGSYLVYECADGMIVVDQHAAQERVFYEEYLRQLSARMPVVQRLMLPVIVDVSASVAEAVMSWQQYLCEAGFEIEQSGPAELMVRSVPSVFHFSDADIGDFITRFAQTAPEPQPQEQARREAVAMAACKRAVKAGDRLSPPEAMRLIYDLKSCREGLICPHGRPTMITLESGELARRFKRPKSPY
- the mutS gene encoding DNA mismatch repair protein MutS — translated: MQNETLAETPLMKQYQAIKASYPHAIVFFRLGDFYEMFNDDARTASAALGLTLTARQNVPMCGIPYHSSPSYIAKLLKAGHKIAVCEQVSGDSADGRSKLFKREVVRLITPGTVIEDELLEASSSNYLACVEADVIGWGLACVEVSTGEFWAAQKIGDSDFKALVSVLARISPSEIAAERKTAAALEAVKGGAALTILPPYSGDTAAPQNWPSREIWANRQLALKAALRAARYVSENEPRLKDALVPSLREPASCLQMDESAVRTLELVESSSGGGRKHSLFGVLNHAATPMGARLLREWILQPLIDLPSIQARQNCVSEFCENAQSRQQLEQMLREMCDIERAISRVAAAGASPRDMGGLRRSLHSLDGFKAWFDKGGAAVAPRLWTRFEAAYPPLCEMRALLDQSLSDNPPQRVSDGGAIRDGYNAELDEARGFKKNARASLAGIEKRERERTQINTLKVGYNSVFGYYIEITKANVSRAPFDYVRKQTLVNAERFITEELKTLESKILGAEDRIAKLEKHLFDQLRAALAERISDFRSFARAAAEIDVYISLAKAARRGGWRRPEVDLSRDLEICDGRHPVVEAALPAGSFVPNSISIGDKEPQIMIITGPNMSGKSVYLRQNALIAVMAQMGGFVPAASARVGLVDRIMTRIGAHDALNRGESTFMVEMRETAVILKTATDRSLVLLDEVGRGTSTFDGISIAWAVVEGLRNPKGGPKTLFATHYFELTALEEKYPGIKNFNVDVREFANSSGKTEIVFLHKIAPGPADKSYGIHVAELAGLPPSCIMRARKMLEELESKAGVVSSGPPQLPMFEAENPVLGEIRSCEPEKLTPLEALHVIAEWKKRLS
- a CDS encoding L-serine ammonia-lyase, iron-sulfur-dependent, subunit alpha, encoding MNILKELLEHQVYPAMGCTEPVSVALCAAHAAKALGKTPQTMQFTLDSGTYKNGMGVNLPNTGGEKGNLLAGVMGALLAAPERGMEILKAADPALARRAGRYISSGAARMSVASGKSDIYIEARLRAGKDRAACVISGAHTHVSRLEKNSRAIISSRAEHSKPAAYKAAMAKLTIEDMARLADKAGKEELDYIRSGVEMNLAASNAGMKLKKVGYYLMDLRRRGFLQNDVFSSSKILAACAADARMDGIALPVMSSGESGNQGIVAALIPYNVGRAFGVPERKIYKSICLSHLLNGYVKLFTGGLAPICGCAIAAGVGAAAAIVYQRRGPDAKALGLAVNNVVSDLGGMLCDGAKSGCALKVVSSADCAIRSAYMGMHGYGISEREGFVGETAEESIRNLAKISTAGMHMVDPTIVGIMLDKQARLRTGGPPRKSA
- the radC gene encoding DNA repair protein RadC encodes the protein MQPERPPHLQHRQRLRGLVRRYFLDEVKEKPSITTPEDAAGYCRASLEGERDEIFEVIYLTTRNTVIACDRIAEGTIDRAAISPRKVVEYAISRRAAAMIFVHNHPSGDPTPSHEDVNLTHELIKAASTLGLRVHDHIIVGKGGYFSFKSSGLLDKEKLP
- a CDS encoding MFS transporter; translated protein: MFEKLKKGLTPNIISLGIVSGLTDISSEMLYPLMPLFLRGVLGAPMSVVGLIEGCAEAVASLLKAGGGFWSDRAGRRKPFVVFGYGLSALSKPLLALAASWPFVLFARIVDRAGKGVRTPARDALVASSAPREHWGKAFGFHRAMDTAGAALGPAISLALLALLPKMGLRSDEAVYRAVFAIAFIPAALGVLVLVRRVGEAVPSAPASARTIPFWESVKSLSPRFWGFLLAYGIFSLGNSSDVFLLLKAKSMGFTAAHVIMAYIGYNIVYALCAAPAGWLSDKIGRRNTMIFGLAVFSAVYLGFGAARDARLVWLLFAAYGFYGAFNEGVAKAMVADFSGEHNRGAAMGVFQGVSGILAFAASLAAGILWDKIGPAAPFLLGAGCAAAAAAALLATRPHAA
- a CDS encoding phosphatase PAP2 family protein, giving the protein MARGAERAAAIAPAPLQGSAEDKADMEVLLQWQNRRTAAQCAAAKSQYDGTFEQMFGDISPFPLTPQAAEFLNRVGWDAGLAAENFKQRYKRPRPFNRPGGPHSCIGWVGGYAYPSGHATLSRVFALLLCDVAPERREQFMARADEAALYRVISGVHHPSDIAAGKELGAQVYARLLEAPGFASGLEMLRGLAAKR
- a CDS encoding pseudouridine synthase, which gives rise to MTCILFNKPYGAVSQFRPLAGHKSLAEFGFPKGVYPAGRLDHDSEGLLLLTSDGMLQHRLCNPKFAHPRVYWAQVERVPAPEVFEKLARGITLSDGPCRPARARLIADPGLPPRDPPVRFRKTVPTAWVEIELREGRNRQARRMLAAAGHPVLRLFRCKIGPLDAAGLEPGRWRPLAPEETARLRAFAGKEFL